A single Tenacibaculum sp. 190524A02b DNA region contains:
- a CDS encoding YebC/PmpR family DNA-binding transcriptional regulator, whose translation MGRAFEFRKARKMKRWAAMAKTFTRIGKDIVMAVKEGGPNPESNSRLRVVIQNAKAANMPKDNIARAIKKASDKNTENYKEVLFEGYAPHGVAVLVETATNNNNRTVANVRAAFNKCNGNLGTSGSVAFMFDHVVNFKINEESLNMDLEEFELEVIEFEVEEIFKDEDGILLYAPFEQFGSIQKYLEDNKIEIVSSEFERIPTTTTKLSTEQQEEVEKLLERLEEDDDVNQVYHSMEM comes from the coding sequence ATGGGAAGAGCATTTGAATTTAGAAAGGCAAGAAAAATGAAGCGTTGGGCAGCAATGGCCAAAACCTTTACTCGTATTGGTAAAGACATTGTAATGGCTGTTAAAGAAGGTGGACCTAACCCTGAAAGTAATTCTCGTTTACGTGTAGTAATTCAAAATGCAAAGGCAGCTAACATGCCTAAAGACAATATTGCACGTGCTATTAAAAAAGCATCTGATAAAAATACTGAAAACTATAAAGAAGTATTATTTGAAGGATATGCACCACACGGTGTAGCGGTTTTAGTTGAAACAGCTACTAATAACAATAATAGAACGGTAGCCAATGTTAGAGCTGCTTTTAATAAATGTAACGGTAACTTAGGAACTTCAGGTTCTGTAGCGTTTATGTTTGACCATGTAGTAAACTTTAAAATTAACGAAGAAAGTTTAAACATGGATTTAGAAGAATTTGAATTAGAAGTGATTGAGTTTGAAGTTGAGGAAATTTTTAAAGATGAAGATGGTATTTTATTATACGCTCCGTTTGAACAATTTGGTTCTATTCAAAAATATTTAGAAGACAACAAAATTGAAATTGTTTCCTCTGAATTTGAAAGAATTCCTACTACTACTACTAAGTTATCTACTGAACAACAAGAAGAAGTTGAAAAACTATTAGAACGTTTAGAAGAAGATGATGATGTGAATCAAGTTTATCACTCAATGGAAATGTAA
- a CDS encoding DUF3352 domain-containing protein, protein MRKKLITGVSILILAFLAYQVYLFTTASEDNINPIYLIPDDAVFIVDTERPIDTWDEVSNSNIWKHLQKNNYFSKVTENLNNLDKTFKEEKDLVDLVGERDLLISIHVYKPKSYGLFYVLDLQKLSKLRFLKNSIAKLAGDNFKVTKRQYKEHEITELYDKKKRETLYLAFIKNQLIASYTHVLVEKSIEQYTNPVIGRDVNFVEINKETPEDGFFKLFVQYKYLKKYLSCFSNKVNSNALNTIEKTWLYSGFDIGLKESTIVQAEGFTNFDLSSESYLRALQKSGKGKRSIAKIAPKNTALYLSFAFDSFEEFHENFEEIKEENFKNFETYTQQVEAIENRLDINLKEHVFSWIGTEIALLHINDAISKKQKDVAVVLKANDIDNAKKNLQFLLNQIKEKTPLKFKQINYKNHEINFLDLKGFFKILAGNLFEKMEKPYFTIIDEYVIFSNSPNTLKEIINTQLIGYTLASSQKFLEFNDQFDDKTSLFAYINTPYVYEDLLSFTDRKTRTQIHKNKDYIISFSQVGLQLVSEGTHFENYLALTYENPINLRKELTADKNLKNKLLKELKKKKDTTLVMTEENVFILPEIFPTDLSASEFIKKYEDGKVKFEVELKNGLKHGDYTEYYKNGQTKITGKFKKGVQVGTWKAYKEEDGELLFKKRF, encoded by the coding sequence ATGAGAAAAAAACTTATTACTGGAGTTAGTATTTTAATACTGGCTTTTTTAGCTTATCAGGTATATCTTTTTACTACAGCTAGTGAAGACAACATTAATCCTATTTACTTAATTCCTGATGATGCAGTTTTTATTGTTGATACGGAAAGACCTATTGATACTTGGGATGAAGTTAGTAATAGTAATATTTGGAAGCATCTTCAAAAAAACAATTATTTTAGTAAAGTAACAGAAAACTTAAACAACTTAGATAAAACATTTAAAGAGGAAAAAGACTTGGTTGATTTAGTTGGTGAGCGTGATTTACTAATCTCAATTCATGTATATAAGCCTAAAAGCTATGGTCTATTTTATGTATTAGATCTTCAAAAACTATCTAAACTTCGTTTTTTAAAAAATTCTATTGCTAAATTAGCTGGTGATAACTTTAAAGTTACCAAAAGACAATACAAAGAGCATGAAATAACAGAGTTATACGATAAAAAAAAACGTGAAACCTTATACCTTGCCTTTATAAAAAATCAGTTGATAGCTTCTTATACACATGTATTAGTAGAAAAATCTATTGAGCAATATACAAACCCTGTAATTGGAAGGGATGTAAATTTTGTTGAAATTAACAAAGAAACTCCTGAAGATGGTTTTTTCAAACTTTTTGTGCAATACAAATACTTAAAAAAATATTTATCTTGTTTTTCAAATAAAGTAAATTCAAATGCATTAAATACTATAGAAAAAACTTGGTTATATTCTGGCTTTGATATCGGTTTAAAAGAAAGCACCATAGTTCAGGCAGAAGGATTTACCAATTTTGATTTATCTTCAGAAAGCTACCTACGTGCTTTACAAAAATCTGGTAAAGGTAAACGAAGTATTGCCAAAATTGCACCTAAAAATACGGCATTGTATTTAAGTTTTGCTTTTGATAGCTTTGAAGAGTTTCATGAAAATTTTGAAGAAATTAAAGAAGAAAACTTTAAAAATTTTGAAACCTATACACAGCAAGTTGAGGCCATTGAAAATCGTTTAGACATTAATTTAAAAGAACATGTTTTTAGTTGGATTGGTACTGAAATTGCCCTACTACATATTAATGATGCTATCTCTAAAAAACAAAAAGATGTTGCTGTTGTTTTAAAAGCCAACGATATTGATAACGCTAAGAAAAACCTACAATTTCTATTAAACCAAATAAAAGAGAAAACACCTTTAAAGTTCAAACAGATTAATTACAAAAATCATGAGATTAATTTTTTAGATCTTAAAGGTTTCTTTAAAATATTAGCTGGTAATTTATTTGAAAAAATGGAAAAACCATACTTTACAATTATAGATGAATATGTAATATTTAGCAATAGTCCAAACACATTAAAAGAAATTATTAATACACAATTAATTGGTTATACCTTAGCTTCTAGTCAGAAATTTTTAGAGTTCAATGACCAGTTTGATGACAAAACCAGCTTATTTGCTTACATAAATACGCCTTATGTATATGAAGATTTACTAAGCTTTACCGATCGAAAAACGCGTACTCAAATCCATAAAAATAAAGACTACATTATTTCTTTTTCTCAAGTAGGTTTGCAATTAGTTTCTGAAGGCACACATTTTGAAAACTACTTAGCACTAACCTATGAAAACCCTATTAACCTTAGAAAAGAATTAACTGCTGATAAAAACCTAAAAAATAAATTGCTAAAAGAATTAAAAAAGAAAAAAGATACCACTTTGGTAATGACTGAAGAGAATGTTTTTATACTACCCGAAATATTTCCTACAGATTTAAGCGCTTCTGAGTTTATAAAAAAATACGAAGATGGTAAGGTTAAGTTTGAGGTTGAACTAAAAAACGGATTGAAACATGGTGATTACACTGAGTATTATAAAAACGGACAAACCAAAATAACTGGTAAATTTAAAAAAGGAGTTCAAGTAGGCACATGGAAAGCTTACAAAGAAGAAGATGGTGAACTCTTATTCAAAAAACGATTTTAA
- a CDS encoding alpha-ketoglutarate-dependent dioxygenase AlkB family protein, which yields MDLFSQFEASPKNLLPKNGTVVYYGLVLNSEKANWFYEHLLENIEWRNDEAIIFGKRMVTKRKVAWYATHPFEYSYSNTTKVALPFTEQLLELKKLVEKQTEETYNSCLLNLYHDGSEGMAWHADGEKDLKKHGAIASLTLGAERKFAFKHKETKEVVSLVLQHGSLLVMKDETQDFWLHRLPPTKKIHRARVNLTFRTIEKGVS from the coding sequence ATGGACTTATTTTCTCAATTTGAAGCATCACCTAAAAATTTATTGCCTAAAAATGGAACCGTAGTTTATTATGGATTGGTGTTGAATTCAGAAAAAGCAAATTGGTTTTATGAGCATTTATTAGAAAATATTGAATGGCGTAATGATGAGGCTATTATTTTTGGAAAACGAATGGTAACTAAACGCAAAGTAGCTTGGTATGCTACACACCCTTTTGAATATTCTTATTCCAATACCACCAAAGTAGCATTGCCTTTTACTGAGCAATTGTTAGAATTAAAAAAATTAGTAGAAAAACAAACAGAAGAAACCTATAATTCTTGTTTGTTGAATTTATACCATGACGGTTCAGAAGGAATGGCTTGGCATGCTGATGGAGAGAAAGACTTAAAAAAACACGGAGCTATAGCTTCCTTAACTTTGGGGGCAGAAAGAAAATTTGCATTTAAACATAAAGAAACAAAAGAAGTGGTTTCATTAGTATTACAGCATGGCTCTTTATTGGTAATGAAAGATGAAACCCAGGACTTCTGGTTACATAGATTACCACCGACAAAGAAAATTCATAGAGCAAGAGTAAATTTAACATTTAGAACTATAGAGAAGGGGGTAAGTTGA
- the dnaX gene encoding DNA polymerase III subunit gamma/tau, with translation MEHFIVSARKYRPQNFEDVVGQQAITNTLENAIKNNHLAQALLFTGPRGVGKTSCARILAKRINQEDATTDDEDFAFNIFELDAASNNSVDDIRNLTDQVRIPPQTGKYKVYIIDEVHMLSQAAFNAFLKTLEEPPAHAIFILATTEKHKIIPTILSRCQIFDFKRIGVIDAKEYLKTICAKENITADDDALHIIAQKADGAMRDALSIFDRVVSFSGNNLTREAVTQNLNVLDYDVYFQMTDLLLENKIPEVLMAYNNVLSKGFEGHHFINGLASHFRDLLVAKDGATVALLEVGDTTKKKYLEQATKASMQFLIPAIDKANECDLKYRGSKNQRLLVELTLMQIASITFDGAKKKSSNYIIPATFFTTLSPAKPKTSSKQVNEVVQQAAAAVSKNINVASQETGKEPEKSEKPLLKNIKRRTSALSLKSIHQKKEFKGSTEEENYDNHPRTPFTQEDLKDAWKKYYFKLQDMGERSIAAIIASGEPQLRENFQVAFSLPNDLMKTQLDKGKPKLLRFIREKLNNYGVQIVITVNATVEKKFAYTPQEKYQKLKEKNPLLEKLKTTFGLDL, from the coding sequence ATGGAGCATTTTATAGTATCAGCACGTAAATACCGTCCTCAAAATTTTGAAGATGTGGTGGGGCAACAAGCCATTACCAATACGTTAGAAAATGCTATAAAAAACAATCACTTAGCTCAAGCTCTATTATTTACAGGTCCTCGTGGTGTTGGTAAAACTTCTTGTGCTCGTATTTTAGCTAAGCGTATTAATCAAGAAGATGCTACGACAGACGATGAAGATTTTGCTTTCAATATTTTTGAATTGGATGCTGCCTCTAACAATTCCGTTGATGACATTCGTAATTTAACAGATCAGGTTAGAATACCTCCGCAAACGGGAAAATATAAAGTATATATTATTGATGAGGTGCATATGTTATCTCAAGCAGCTTTTAATGCTTTCTTAAAAACATTAGAGGAACCGCCAGCTCATGCTATTTTTATTTTAGCAACTACTGAAAAGCATAAAATTATACCAACTATTTTATCTCGTTGTCAAATTTTTGACTTTAAAAGAATTGGTGTTATTGATGCTAAAGAGTATTTAAAAACTATATGTGCTAAGGAAAATATTACTGCTGATGATGATGCGCTACATATTATAGCTCAAAAAGCAGATGGTGCCATGCGTGATGCACTTTCTATTTTTGACCGTGTAGTTAGTTTTTCTGGTAATAATTTAACTCGAGAGGCTGTAACACAAAACTTAAATGTGTTAGACTACGATGTTTATTTTCAAATGACAGATTTGTTATTAGAAAATAAGATTCCTGAAGTTTTAATGGCTTATAATAACGTACTATCTAAAGGTTTTGAGGGGCATCATTTCATTAATGGTTTAGCAAGTCATTTTAGAGATTTATTAGTTGCCAAAGATGGGGCTACTGTTGCTCTTTTAGAAGTTGGAGATACAACTAAAAAGAAATATTTAGAACAGGCTACTAAAGCTAGCATGCAGTTTTTAATTCCTGCTATTGATAAGGCGAACGAGTGTGATTTAAAATATAGGGGAAGTAAAAACCAACGATTGCTGGTAGAACTTACTTTAATGCAAATTGCCTCTATCACTTTTGATGGAGCAAAAAAAAAATCTAGCAACTACATAATCCCTGCTACTTTTTTTACGACTTTATCACCTGCTAAACCAAAAACATCTTCAAAACAAGTTAATGAAGTTGTACAACAAGCTGCTGCTGCTGTTTCTAAAAACATAAATGTAGCTTCTCAAGAAACTGGCAAAGAACCAGAAAAGAGTGAAAAACCTCTATTAAAAAACATTAAACGAAGAACTTCTGCTTTATCTTTAAAAAGCATTCATCAGAAAAAAGAATTTAAAGGTAGTACTGAAGAGGAAAACTATGACAACCACCCAAGAACTCCTTTTACTCAAGAGGATTTAAAAGATGCTTGGAAAAAGTATTATTTTAAATTGCAAGATATGGGAGAACGAAGTATTGCAGCTATTATAGCATCTGGAGAGCCTCAATTGCGTGAAAACTTTCAGGTTGCTTTTTCTTTACCTAATGATTTAATGAAAACGCAATTAGATAAAGGCAAGCCTAAATTACTGCGTTTTATCCGTGAAAAACTAAACAATTACGGTGTTCAAATTGTAATAACCGTTAATGCTACTGTTGAAAAGAAGTTTGCTTATACTCCTCAAGAAAAATATCAAAAATTAAAGGAAAAAAACCCTTTATTAGAAAAACTTAAAACTACCTTTGGTTTAGACCTCTAA
- a CDS encoding cation:proton antiporter, with amino-acid sequence MVELAGIIILGILAQWVAWKFKIPAILPLILIGLFVGPVAAEFFSADGSKWIEPIWNGKKGLFPGDGLFYFVSLAISIILFEGGLTLRKSEIANVGPVITKLITLGSAVTFFISAIVARYAFDLGWEISMLFSALIIVTGPTVISPILRNIPLKKDVAAVLKWEGILIDPIGALAAVLVFEFISVGGGSGFTITALMEFGKIVLFGLTFGFTFAHALIAIINKKLVPHYLLNVVSLSFVLFVFVLSDLFAHESGLLSVVVMGMVIANSKLKSFDELLYFKESLSVLLISILFILLAANMNMDQLQLVFNWNAVYVFLAVVFIVRPLAVYLSTYNSTLKLNEKLFISWVGPRGIVAAGIASLFGTKLMKQGVVGAEYITPLVFMIVLGTVLLNATTARMFAKLIGVFLKSSEAIVIIGAADAARVIAKYLKDNGRRVVLLDQNKSYIEEARGLGIEAFDIDIYNDSLDERVELNDVGYLIAMTGSDEVNKYAINQFSGIYGERGNYRLATLNEVKDNESENEDMLFTLKDDYISINESARDYPLIHEVKVNSTEEYTEKLAVINEEEKAIPLFIKTKETIDVIPEVDAAQINGTSSIVYLGKKLEV; translated from the coding sequence ATGGTTGAATTAGCAGGTATTATAATTTTAGGAATTTTAGCGCAGTGGGTTGCATGGAAGTTTAAAATCCCAGCTATTTTACCTTTAATTCTAATTGGTTTATTTGTAGGACCTGTAGCTGCGGAGTTTTTTAGTGCAGATGGGAGCAAATGGATTGAACCTATATGGAACGGTAAAAAAGGATTGTTCCCAGGTGATGGTCTTTTTTACTTTGTATCCTTAGCCATTAGTATTATTCTTTTTGAAGGAGGATTAACCTTACGAAAAAGTGAAATAGCAAATGTAGGTCCAGTGATTACTAAACTAATAACTTTAGGGTCAGCAGTTACCTTTTTTATATCTGCAATAGTAGCAAGATATGCTTTTGATTTAGGGTGGGAAATATCAATGCTTTTTTCAGCTTTAATTATTGTAACTGGACCAACGGTAATATCACCTATTCTAAGAAATATTCCTTTAAAGAAAGATGTAGCAGCCGTATTAAAATGGGAGGGAATTTTAATAGATCCAATTGGAGCACTTGCCGCTGTATTAGTATTTGAGTTTATAAGCGTTGGAGGTGGAAGCGGCTTTACAATTACTGCTTTAATGGAATTTGGTAAAATCGTATTATTCGGATTAACATTCGGGTTTACCTTTGCACATGCTTTAATAGCTATTATAAACAAAAAGCTAGTACCACATTATTTATTAAACGTAGTATCATTATCTTTTGTACTGTTTGTATTTGTATTGTCAGATTTATTTGCACATGAATCGGGATTATTATCGGTGGTAGTAATGGGAATGGTAATAGCAAATAGTAAACTTAAAAGTTTTGATGAATTATTATACTTCAAAGAATCACTATCCGTATTATTAATATCTATTCTGTTTATTTTATTAGCAGCTAATATGAATATGGATCAATTACAATTGGTATTCAATTGGAACGCTGTTTATGTATTCTTAGCCGTAGTATTTATAGTTAGACCATTAGCTGTGTATTTAAGTACTTATAATTCAACATTAAAATTAAATGAGAAACTATTTATAAGTTGGGTTGGCCCAAGAGGTATTGTTGCGGCAGGTATTGCTTCTCTTTTTGGAACAAAACTAATGAAACAAGGCGTTGTAGGAGCAGAATACATTACACCATTAGTGTTTATGATTGTACTAGGTACGGTACTATTAAATGCTACAACAGCTAGAATGTTTGCAAAACTGATAGGCGTATTTTTAAAGAGCTCAGAAGCGATAGTAATTATTGGTGCTGCAGATGCGGCTAGAGTAATTGCTAAATATTTAAAAGATAATGGAAGAAGAGTTGTACTATTGGATCAAAACAAAAGTTATATTGAAGAAGCTAGAGGCTTAGGAATTGAGGCTTTTGATATTGATATTTATAATGATAGTTTGGATGAACGAGTAGAGCTAAATGATGTTGGTTATTTAATAGCGATGACAGGTAGTGATGAAGTAAATAAATATGCCATTAACCAATTTTCTGGTATTTATGGAGAAAGAGGGAATTATAGGTTAGCTACGTTAAATGAAGTGAAAGATAACGAATCAGAGAATGAGGATATGCTTTTTACATTAAAAGACGATTATATAAGTATTAATGAAAGCGCTAGAGATTATCCTTTAATACATGAAGTAAAAGTTAATTCTACAGAAGAATATACAGAAAAACTAGCCGTAATTAATGAAGAAGAGAAAGCAATTCCTCTTTTTATCAAAACTAAAGAAACAATTGATGTAATTCCTGAGGTAGATGCCGCCCAAATTAATGGCACAAGTAGTATTGTTTACTTGGGGAAAAAATTAGAGGTCTAA
- the pbpC gene encoding penicillin-binding protein 1C: MKLKKQLQKKTNKKKIKLIVISILIVTYYFSLPKKLFIDPTSTVVTASNNELLGAAIAEDGQWRFPELDSVPTKFEHCILQFEDAHFYKHFGFNPISIAKALKENIKAKKVVRGGSTLTQQVIRLARKNRKRSYGEKLVELVLATRLEFRYSKKQILKLYASHAPFGGNVVGLEMASWRYFGLQPHQLSWAESATLAVLPNAPSLIYPGKNQVKLKNKRNRLLKKLYKENIIDKITYELAIEEDLPQKPYPLPTIAPHFVQEVTLNNKGQRIQSSIDIHIQKQVNSVVKQYYEHQKQNEVYNMAVLVLDVNTRKVMSYVGNTPTNKQHQKDVNNIVSPRSTGSTLKPLLYAHMLQSGELLPTELVADTPTEIAGYRPKNFDLSFDGAVAANEALTRSLNIPAVRALQSYGLERFRTDLEEYKIKHINKSAGHYGLSLILGGAEASLWDLCKTFAGYAGLVNHYEILKHKYYSKEFIEPSYKKSEKTDFGKIKKEHFVIDAGSVYTTLNTLTEVNRPFSDQAWKYFDSSQKIAWKTGTSFGNKDAWAIGVTPKYVVGVWVGNSDGEGRPDVTGVGSAAPVMFDVFSLLPKSNWFLEPYEDMIEENICKESGCLALPICSSELKRIPKNGVRGKSCSYHQQITVDTSEKYRVNTNCESINNIKKQTWFVLPPLMAYYYKQKNAVYKDLPNFKNGCGKMDANVMDFVFPTKYRSTLSLTKDNTGQVNTVLLKITHTNPEAKIYWYLNNEFIGITEQYHEQEIAPATGIYKITAIDGFGNEKVRVIEFK, translated from the coding sequence ATGAAATTAAAAAAACAGCTACAAAAAAAAACTAACAAGAAGAAAATTAAGCTTATTGTAATAAGCATACTCATAGTTACTTATTACTTTTCATTACCTAAAAAACTTTTTATAGACCCAACGTCCACAGTGGTTACAGCTAGTAATAATGAATTGTTAGGAGCTGCAATAGCAGAAGATGGTCAATGGCGGTTTCCTGAGTTAGATTCAGTTCCAACTAAATTTGAACACTGTATTTTACAATTTGAAGATGCTCATTTTTATAAACATTTCGGATTCAATCCAATTTCTATAGCCAAAGCATTAAAAGAAAATATAAAAGCAAAAAAAGTAGTAAGAGGAGGAAGTACTTTAACTCAGCAAGTAATTCGATTAGCTAGAAAAAACAGAAAAAGATCATATGGTGAAAAGTTAGTAGAATTAGTATTAGCTACGCGTTTAGAGTTTAGATATTCAAAAAAACAGATATTAAAACTATATGCATCTCATGCTCCTTTTGGAGGCAATGTAGTAGGTTTAGAAATGGCTTCATGGCGTTATTTTGGTTTGCAGCCACATCAGTTATCTTGGGCAGAAAGCGCTACGTTGGCTGTTTTACCCAATGCACCTTCTTTAATTTATCCAGGGAAGAATCAAGTAAAATTAAAAAACAAAAGAAACAGATTATTAAAAAAGCTTTATAAAGAAAACATAATAGATAAAATTACCTACGAATTAGCTATTGAAGAAGACCTACCACAAAAGCCGTATCCATTGCCAACTATTGCGCCACATTTTGTACAAGAAGTGACGCTAAATAATAAGGGACAAAGAATTCAAAGTTCCATTGATATTCATATACAAAAACAAGTAAATTCAGTAGTAAAACAATATTATGAGCATCAAAAACAAAATGAAGTGTATAACATGGCTGTGTTAGTTTTGGATGTAAATACTAGAAAAGTGATGAGTTATGTAGGAAATACACCTACTAATAAACAACACCAAAAAGACGTAAATAATATAGTTTCACCAAGAAGTACTGGAAGTACTTTAAAACCGTTGTTATATGCGCATATGCTACAATCAGGCGAATTATTACCTACTGAACTAGTAGCAGATACACCAACAGAAATTGCTGGTTACCGTCCTAAAAACTTCGATTTATCTTTTGATGGAGCAGTAGCGGCTAATGAAGCCTTAACAAGGTCTCTAAACATTCCAGCAGTTAGAGCTTTACAAAGTTACGGTTTGGAACGTTTTAGAACAGACTTAGAAGAGTATAAAATAAAGCATATAAACAAATCGGCAGGACATTATGGTTTATCCCTAATATTAGGAGGTGCTGAAGCTAGTTTGTGGGATTTATGTAAAACCTTTGCAGGATATGCAGGTTTGGTAAATCATTATGAAATTCTGAAACATAAATATTATTCCAAAGAATTTATAGAACCAAGTTATAAAAAAAGCGAGAAAACTGATTTTGGAAAAATAAAAAAGGAGCATTTTGTTATAGATGCAGGTTCCGTATATACCACATTAAATACTTTAACAGAAGTAAACAGACCTTTTTCAGATCAAGCATGGAAATATTTTGATTCTTCGCAGAAAATAGCTTGGAAAACAGGAACCAGTTTTGGAAATAAAGATGCTTGGGCTATTGGAGTTACTCCAAAATATGTAGTAGGTGTTTGGGTTGGAAATTCTGATGGAGAGGGAAGGCCAGATGTTACTGGTGTAGGAAGTGCCGCTCCAGTAATGTTTGATGTGTTTAGTTTGTTACCTAAGTCTAACTGGTTTTTAGAACCTTATGAGGATATGATAGAGGAAAATATTTGCAAAGAAAGCGGATGTTTAGCATTACCAATATGTAGTAGTGAGTTAAAAAGAATTCCTAAAAATGGCGTTAGAGGAAAATCGTGCAGTTATCATCAACAAATAACAGTAGATACTTCTGAAAAGTATAGAGTAAACACTAATTGTGAGTCAATTAATAATATAAAAAAACAAACATGGTTTGTATTGCCTCCATTAATGGCGTATTATTATAAACAAAAGAATGCTGTTTATAAAGATCTTCCTAATTTTAAAAATGGGTGTGGAAAAATGGATGCAAATGTTATGGATTTTGTATTTCCAACAAAATACCGATCTACATTATCGTTAACCAAAGATAACACAGGTCAAGTTAATACTGTACTGTTAAAAATAACACATACCAATCCTGAAGCTAAAATATATTGGTATTTAAACAATGAATTTATAGGGATTACTGAACAATACCATGAACAAGAAATAGCTCCTGCTACTGGTATTTATAAAATTACAGCTATAGATGGTTTTGGTAATGAAAAAGTTAGAGTAATAGAGTTTAAATAA
- a CDS encoding S41 family peptidase, whose protein sequence is MKKKFSFLVGLLLLSNLYAQTKLPNSISRTEKIYGLSKFWNEVNFNFAYLNKIDKQKWDSDYKKLIEEVQNTKNDYEYYLLLQKFAASLKDGHTSIEFPSTISTFLINAEFGATKFVLKNIEGKAIITQINQSKRKKLPLGTEIIEVNGIPTNQYLNQFIKPYISSNTENLLDALAVSFLFHKPKGTTFNVRFKTPKGKTFFQKLTLMPATEKAMHKRSNDEGVFSFKWLKNQTAYVSLNSFGDGKIYSLFLEKLPEIKKAKQLIIDLRKNLGGNSTYAHAILKHLTYDNEINTAKSLILDYNPLFEHYGEYYSIKAKDTLQGSAENRKMLSRAYLTAKDSYFYKIPFHTIENSIPKQDRIVIPTAILTSNLTASSAEDFLVATDNQKHMIRVGEASAGTTGMPMSFILPGNGSAKICIKKEIYSDGREFVGYGIQPNIKVKTTYKDYIENKDSVLLEAIKHLNENKL, encoded by the coding sequence ATGAAGAAAAAGTTCTCTTTTTTAGTAGGTTTATTGTTGCTATCAAACCTATATGCTCAAACAAAACTCCCGAACTCAATATCTAGAACCGAAAAAATTTATGGATTGTCAAAATTTTGGAATGAGGTAAATTTTAATTTTGCTTATCTCAATAAAATAGACAAACAAAAATGGGATTCTGATTATAAAAAATTGATTGAAGAAGTACAGAATACAAAAAATGACTACGAGTATTACCTCCTATTACAAAAGTTTGCTGCAAGTTTAAAAGATGGGCATACTAGTATTGAATTTCCAAGTACTATCAGTACTTTTTTAATAAATGCTGAATTTGGAGCTACTAAATTTGTTCTAAAAAACATTGAAGGAAAAGCTATTATAACTCAGATAAACCAAAGTAAGAGAAAAAAACTTCCTCTTGGAACTGAAATTATTGAAGTTAACGGAATACCAACAAATCAATACCTTAATCAATTTATAAAACCTTATATTTCTTCTAATACTGAAAACCTATTAGATGCTTTAGCTGTTTCTTTTCTTTTTCATAAACCTAAGGGAACCACATTTAATGTAAGGTTTAAAACACCTAAAGGAAAAACATTTTTCCAAAAACTAACACTTATGCCCGCTACTGAAAAAGCAATGCATAAACGTAGTAATGATGAAGGTGTTTTTAGTTTTAAATGGCTTAAAAATCAAACTGCTTATGTTTCATTAAATAGTTTTGGTGATGGAAAAATCTATTCTTTATTTTTAGAAAAGTTACCAGAGATTAAAAAAGCTAAACAATTAATTATTGATTTAAGAAAGAATTTAGGAGGAAACTCTACCTATGCTCATGCTATTTTAAAACATTTAACTTATGACAATGAAATAAACACCGCTAAATCATTAATATTAGATTACAACCCTCTTTTTGAACATTACGGAGAATACTATAGCATTAAAGCTAAAGATACTTTGCAAGGAAGTGCTGAAAATAGAAAAATGCTAAGTAGAGCTTATTTAACCGCTAAAGACAGTTACTTTTATAAAATTCCTTTTCACACAATAGAAAATTCTATTCCAAAACAAGATCGTATTGTTATTCCAACTGCCATATTAACAAGTAATTTAACTGCATCCTCTGCTGAAGATTTTTTGGTAGCTACAGACAATCAAAAGCATATGATAAGAGTTGGGGAAGCCTCAGCTGGAACTACTGGAATGCCAATGTCTTTTATACTACCTGGTAATGGTTCTGCTAAAATCTGTATTAAAAAAGAAATCTATTCAGATGGAAGAGAGTTTGTAGGATATGGAATTCAACCCAACATAAAAGTAAAAACAACTTACAAAGACTACATAGAAAATAAAGATTCTGTTTTACTAGAAGCTATTAAACATTTAAACGAAAACAAGTTATAA